ATGCCCTTGGACCGCAACTGCTCGGCAAGCTCAGCCGCGGTGTTCGGCTCGATCGTGGAGTGGATCGCGATCACCGTGCCCGGCGTGGCGTGCTGAGCCAGCCGGCCGACGACGTCACGCACCTGCGCGTCGGTGAGCACGGTGACACTGATGACATCAGCCTTGGCCACCTCGGCGATGTCGCCCGCCGCCGTCGCGCCCGATTCGGCGAAGGGTGTCATCGCGTCGGTGCGCACATCGAACACCGTGAGTCCGCCGGGCCAGTCGACCAGCCTTCTGGCCATCGGTGCGCCCTGGTTGCCCAGGCCGATGTACCCCAGTCTCAGCTCGCTCATGCCCGGAAGATCTGTCCGCCATCGACGTTGAAGATCTGGCCGGTGATCCAGTTGGCTTGATCGGAGAGCAGGAACAGAAGCATGCCGACCAGGTCCTCGGGCTGCCCCATCCGCGACAGCGGGATGGCCTTGACGATATCCGCGACCATCTCCTGCGGAGTGGTGCTGCGGTTGGCTTCGGTGTCGATCGGTCCCGGGGCGATGGCGTTGATCCGGATGTTCTGGCCGCCGAGCTCGCGGGAGAGCTGCTGGGTGAGACCGTTGATACCGACCTTGGCCAAACCGTAGAAGTTCGAGTAAAGCCATGCCGCCGTGGAGGACTGGTTGACGATCGCCCCGCCACCGCGCTTGGCCATCTTCTTGTAGACCGCCCGGGTACACCACAACGCACCGTCGAGATTGACGCTCATGAACTTCTTGTAGTACTCGGGGTCGACGGTGAGCAGGAAGTCCAGCTTCATTCCGCCGAAGATGGCGGCGTTGTTCACCAGGTGGTCGATACCACCGAATTCGGCCAGCGTCTGGTCCGCCATCGCCTTGGCCGACACCGGATCCGACACGTCGACGGGCAGCGCGAGCGCGGTCCCGCCCTCCCCTTTGATACCGTCGGCGACCTTCTGGGCGCCCTCGAGGTTGATATCGGCGACGACGACCGCCGCGCCTTCCCGGGCCAGCGCCTCGGCGTAGGCCTGGCCGATACCGCCGCCGGCACCGGTGACGATGGACACCTTATTGTCGAACTGCCCCATGATTTCCTCTCGCCACGCCGGCGGGGCCGGCAATGTTGGTGTGTATTCGCTCTAGGTCGCGAGGGTCGCGATGAGCTTGGTTTCCAGATATTCCTCGAAGCCGGCCACGCCCATCTCGCGGCCGATTCCGGACTGCTTGTAGCCACCGAATGGAGCATCGGCCGAATACCAGACGCCGCCGTTGACATTGACCGTGCCGACGCGCAGCCGCGAGGCGACCGCCTGCGCACGAGCGTCGTCACCGGAGAACACCGTGCCCGACAGGCCGTAGGGCGAATCGTTGGCGATGCGTACCGCATCGTCATCACCGTCGTGGGCGATGACCGTCAGTACCGGGCCGAAGATCTCTTCGCGGGATACCCGGGCCGAATTGTCCAGGCCGGCAATGACGGTCGGCTCGATGAAGTAACCGGTGTCCAGGTCCGCCGGCCGTCCGCCGCCACAGGCGAACCGGCCACCCTCGGCGATCGCCGAGTCCAGATAGCCCTGGATACGATCGCGCTGCCGGGCCGAGATCACCGGGCCACAGACGGTGCGTTTGCTGTTCGGATCGCCCGGCTTGATACCGCCGAGGGTCGCCGCCGCCGCCTCGACGGCGGCGTCGTACTGGGCCCGCGGCACGACCAGCCGGGTGGTGATCGCGCAGCCCTGTCCGGCGTGCATGGCAACGGTGAAGGCCGCCATCGCGCACGCGCCGCCCAGGTCCGCGTCGTCGAGCACCAGGAACGCCGACTTGCCGCCGAGTTCGAGGAACACCTTCTTGATGGTGACCGCGGCATCGGCCATCACGGCACGTCCGGTGTTGGTCGATCCGGTGAACGAAACGATGTCCACCCGTGGGTCTTTGGACAGCAGCGCGCCGACACCGTGGTCATCGGAGGTGACGATGTTGAACACCCCGGGTGGGAAATCGGTGTGCTCGGTGACGATCTCGCCGAGCACCGCGGCGGCCCACGGGGTATCCGGGGCCGGCTTGAGGATCAGGGTGTTGCCGGCCGCCAGCGCCGGTCCCACCTTGGCGAGATTGATCTGGTGCGGGAAGTTCCAGGGAGTGATCGCACCGACGACGCCGACAGCCTCCCGGGCGACGGTGCGGTTGGTCGGGATTCCCTGTGGTGTCGCATAGCCGAGCTCGGTGCGCCACTGGTAGCTCTCCGCGGTGTCGGCGCAGAACGCCAGGTCATCGATCGGCCCTTCCAGCTGGGCACCCGAGGTCAGCATGCGCGGCGCACCCACCTCGGCGATCGTCAGTTCCCGCAGTTCTTCTACGTTCGCCTGCAGAGCCTCGCGCAATTGGCGCAGGCAACGCACGCGCAGCTCGGTGTTGGTGGACCAATCGCTGTCGTCGAAGGCCGCCCGGGCTGCCCCGATCGCGGCCGACATATCCGCGTGATCAGCGTTCGCCGCCACCCCGAGAACTTCCTCGGTGGCGGGGTTGACGGTCTCGAACGTGCCCGCACTTCCGGTGACCAGCTTGCCGTCGATGAGCAATCGGCTCTCGCGGTCGGCGATCAGCGACATCCGCACTCTCCCCTTACATCCATCCAGCCATCCCAGCCGGTTCGTTCCTGGACAACTGTCCGGCAACACTCCTTCGAACCATAACCGCAGCCCAGTCGCAGTGGCAAGACCGGATTACTTCCACATCGCGAATAGCACTATTTTCCTGCACCTTTGACTCTGAGACTTGCCGCAGACCGGCAATATCCGATAACTTGGACATGTGTCCAGCGATGCCGTGGTAGCCGCCACAAGCGAAACAGCGGAGACGCCGCGTAACCGCCGCCAGGAGGAGACCTTCCGCAAGGTCCTGACTGCCGGGATGGAGATGCTGCGCGAGTCGTCCTACTCGGATCTGACGGTGCGTGCCGTCGCCGCCCGCGCCAAGGTCGCCCCGGCCACGGCCTACACCTACTTCTCGTCGAAGAACCATCTGATCGCCGAGGTCTACCTCGACCTCGTCAAGCAGGTGCCCTATTTCACCGACGTCAACGACAGCCTGACCAGCCGGGTACAACAGGCGCTGCGCAGTCTGGCCCTGGTGGTCGCC
This genomic stretch from Mycolicibacterium fluoranthenivorans harbors:
- a CDS encoding SDR family oxidoreductase, translated to MGQFDNKVSIVTGAGGGIGQAYAEALAREGAAVVVADINLEGAQKVADGIKGEGGTALALPVDVSDPVSAKAMADQTLAEFGGIDHLVNNAAIFGGMKLDFLLTVDPEYYKKFMSVNLDGALWCTRAVYKKMAKRGGGAIVNQSSTAAWLYSNFYGLAKVGINGLTQQLSRELGGQNIRINAIAPGPIDTEANRSTTPQEMVADIVKAIPLSRMGQPEDLVGMLLFLLSDQANWITGQIFNVDGGQIFRA
- a CDS encoding aldehyde dehydrogenase, with protein sequence MSLIADRESRLLIDGKLVTGSAGTFETVNPATEEVLGVAANADHADMSAAIGAARAAFDDSDWSTNTELRVRCLRQLREALQANVEELRELTIAEVGAPRMLTSGAQLEGPIDDLAFCADTAESYQWRTELGYATPQGIPTNRTVAREAVGVVGAITPWNFPHQINLAKVGPALAAGNTLILKPAPDTPWAAAVLGEIVTEHTDFPPGVFNIVTSDDHGVGALLSKDPRVDIVSFTGSTNTGRAVMADAAVTIKKVFLELGGKSAFLVLDDADLGGACAMAAFTVAMHAGQGCAITTRLVVPRAQYDAAVEAAAATLGGIKPGDPNSKRTVCGPVISARQRDRIQGYLDSAIAEGGRFACGGGRPADLDTGYFIEPTVIAGLDNSARVSREEIFGPVLTVIAHDGDDDAVRIANDSPYGLSGTVFSGDDARAQAVASRLRVGTVNVNGGVWYSADAPFGGYKQSGIGREMGVAGFEEYLETKLIATLAT
- a CDS encoding TetR/AcrR family transcriptional regulator, translated to MSSDAVVAATSETAETPRNRRQEETFRKVLTAGMEMLRESSYSDLTVRAVAARAKVAPATAYTYFSSKNHLIAEVYLDLVKQVPYFTDVNDSLTSRVQQALRSLALVVADEPEVAAACTAALLTGGDPTVRKVRDRIGSEIHRRIRSAVGPEADPRVVSALEMTYFGALVNAGSGAFTYHQIADRLSYVVGLLLGDDT